One genomic window of Actinoplanes lobatus includes the following:
- the aceE gene encoding pyruvate dehydrogenase (acetyl-transferring), homodimeric type produces MATERKRPVISDGLPSQLPDIDPEETNEWVESLNGVIDERGAKRARYVMLRLLEKARERQVGVPPLTSTDYINTIPPEREPWFPGDEFVERRIRAYIRWNAAMLVHRAQRPEIGVGGHISTYASSASLYEVGMNHFFRGKDHPGGGDHIFYQGHASPGMYARAYLEGRLTTHQLDGFRQELSHPGGGLPSYPHPRLMPNFWEFPTVSMGLGPLNAIYQARYNRYLHNRGIKDTSQQRVWAFLGDGEMDEVESLGAIGLAAREELDNLTFVVNCNLQRLDGPVRGNGKVIQELEAFFRGAGWNVIKVVWGREWDGLLAGDTDGALVNLMNVTPDGDYQTYKGESGAYVREHFFGRDPRTRKLVDGMTDDEIWNLKRGGHDYRKLYAAYKAATEHTGQPTVILAKTVKGWTLGSHFEARNATHQMKKLTLEDLKGFRDRLYLDISDKQLEENPYLPPYYHPGEKSDEYQYMIERRRELGGSIPTRRTKAKSLAIPESKAFSGLKGGSGKQKIATTMAFVRLLKDLMRDKEFGARWVPIIPDEARTFGMDSLFPTKKIYSPHGQTYTSVDRELFLSYKESTDGQILHEGINEAGSTASFIAAGTSYATHDEPMIPLYIFYSMFGFQRTADELWAAADQMTRGFLLGATAGRTTLNGEGLQHEDGHSLLIAATNPAVVAYDPAFGFEIAHIMEHGLHRMYGEKQENIFYYLTIYNEPAIQPAEPAGLDTEGLLKGIYRFNESSLEDGPKAQLLASGTGMRWALKAQELLAQDWGVSADVWSVTSWTELRRDAIEAEEHNLLHPGDTPRKPYIQQKLEATEGPSVAVSDWMRAVPDLIARWVPNGYTSLGTDGFGMSDTRHALRRHFHVDGESVTVATLRELALRGLVPAHVPAEAAKKYAIDDVNAAPVGETGGDS; encoded by the coding sequence GTGGCCACGGAGCGCAAGCGCCCGGTGATCAGCGATGGCCTGCCGAGCCAGCTTCCCGACATCGACCCTGAAGAGACCAACGAATGGGTCGAGTCGCTCAACGGAGTCATCGACGAACGAGGCGCGAAAAGAGCCCGTTATGTGATGTTGCGCCTTCTCGAGAAGGCCCGGGAGCGACAGGTCGGCGTTCCGCCACTGACGTCCACCGACTACATCAACACCATCCCGCCGGAGCGTGAGCCCTGGTTCCCCGGCGACGAGTTCGTCGAGCGGCGGATCCGGGCCTACATCCGGTGGAACGCGGCGATGCTGGTGCACCGGGCGCAGCGCCCGGAGATCGGCGTCGGCGGTCACATCTCGACGTACGCGTCGAGCGCCAGCCTCTACGAGGTCGGCATGAACCACTTCTTCCGGGGCAAGGACCACCCGGGCGGTGGCGACCACATCTTCTACCAGGGCCACGCCTCCCCGGGTATGTATGCGCGGGCCTATCTCGAGGGCCGGCTCACCACCCACCAGCTCGACGGTTTCCGGCAGGAGCTGTCGCACCCGGGTGGCGGCCTCCCGTCGTACCCGCATCCGCGCCTCATGCCGAACTTCTGGGAGTTCCCGACGGTCAGCATGGGTCTCGGCCCGCTGAACGCGATCTACCAGGCCCGGTACAACCGCTACCTGCACAACCGCGGCATCAAGGACACCAGCCAGCAGCGCGTCTGGGCGTTCCTCGGCGACGGCGAGATGGACGAGGTCGAGTCGCTCGGCGCGATCGGCCTGGCCGCCCGCGAGGAGCTGGACAACCTCACCTTCGTGGTCAACTGCAACCTCCAGCGCCTCGACGGCCCGGTGCGCGGCAACGGCAAGGTCATCCAGGAGCTGGAGGCCTTCTTCCGCGGCGCCGGATGGAATGTGATCAAGGTGGTCTGGGGCCGCGAGTGGGACGGCCTGCTCGCCGGTGACACCGACGGCGCGCTGGTCAACCTGATGAACGTGACGCCCGACGGCGACTACCAGACCTACAAGGGCGAGTCCGGGGCCTATGTGCGGGAGCACTTCTTCGGCCGCGACCCGCGGACCCGCAAGCTCGTCGACGGCATGACCGACGACGAGATCTGGAACCTGAAGCGCGGCGGGCACGACTACCGCAAGCTGTACGCGGCGTACAAGGCGGCCACCGAGCACACCGGCCAGCCGACCGTGATCCTGGCCAAGACGGTCAAGGGCTGGACGCTCGGGTCGCACTTCGAGGCCCGCAACGCCACCCACCAGATGAAGAAGCTGACCCTGGAGGACCTGAAGGGCTTCCGGGACCGCCTCTACCTCGACATCAGCGACAAGCAGCTCGAGGAGAACCCGTACCTCCCGCCGTACTACCACCCCGGCGAGAAGTCCGACGAGTACCAGTACATGATCGAGCGCCGCCGTGAGCTGGGCGGGTCGATCCCGACCCGGCGGACCAAGGCGAAGTCGCTGGCGATCCCGGAGTCGAAGGCGTTCAGCGGCCTCAAGGGCGGCAGCGGCAAGCAGAAGATCGCCACCACGATGGCGTTCGTCCGCCTGCTCAAGGACCTCATGCGGGACAAGGAGTTCGGGGCCCGCTGGGTGCCGATCATCCCGGACGAGGCCCGGACCTTCGGCATGGACTCGCTCTTCCCGACCAAGAAGATCTACTCGCCGCACGGCCAGACCTACACCTCCGTGGACCGGGAGCTGTTCCTGTCCTACAAGGAGTCGACGGACGGCCAGATCCTGCACGAGGGCATCAACGAGGCGGGCTCCACGGCGAGCTTCATCGCGGCCGGCACGTCGTACGCGACGCACGACGAGCCGATGATCCCGCTGTACATCTTCTATTCGATGTTCGGGTTCCAGCGCACCGCCGACGAGCTGTGGGCGGCCGCCGACCAGATGACCCGCGGCTTCCTGCTCGGCGCCACCGCCGGCCGGACCACGCTCAACGGTGAGGGCCTCCAGCACGAGGACGGGCACTCGCTGCTGATCGCGGCGACCAACCCGGCCGTGGTGGCCTACGACCCCGCGTTCGGGTTCGAGATCGCCCACATCATGGAGCACGGCCTGCACCGCATGTACGGCGAGAAGCAGGAGAACATCTTCTACTACCTCACCATCTACAACGAGCCGGCGATCCAGCCCGCCGAACCCGCCGGCCTCGACACCGAGGGCCTGCTCAAGGGCATCTACCGGTTCAACGAGAGCTCGCTCGAGGACGGCCCGAAGGCGCAGCTGCTCGCCTCCGGCACCGGCATGCGGTGGGCACTCAAGGCTCAGGAGCTGCTCGCCCAGGACTGGGGGGTGAGCGCCGACGTCTGGTCGGTCACCTCCTGGACCGAGCTGCGCCGCGACGCCATCGAGGCCGAGGAGCACAACCTGCTGCACCCGGGCGACACCCCGCGCAAGCCGTACATCCAGCAGAAGCTGGAGGCGACCGAGGGTCCGTCGGTGGCGGTCAGCGACTGGATGCGGGCGGTGCCCGACCTGATCGCCCGCTGGGTGCCGAACGGCTACACCTCGCTGGGCACCGACGGGTTCGGCATGAGCGACACCCGGCACGCCCTGCGCCGCCATTTCCACGTGGACGGCGAGTCGGTCACCGTGGCGACGCTGCGCGAGCTGGCGCTGCGTGGCCTGGTGCCGGCGCACGTTCCGGCCGAGGCGGCCAAGAAGTACGCGATCGACGACGTCAACGCGGCTCCGGTCGGCGAGACCGGCGGCGACTCCTAA
- a CDS encoding NUDIX hydrolase gives MPANNEDQAVVAAIVVQSGRVLLIRRAVVEGRLSWQFPAGKVEVGERTDEAAVRETLEETGLAVRVVDDLGMRIHPDTGRTMFYLACEVEGGNAYPASRAEVAEVAWCDRQTVAVLVPYPLYSPVQRYLDDRLERGQASRTMAELTATLTATGADDLDRSGLAPDDVPRSQPCTDEAG, from the coding sequence ATGCCTGCGAATAACGAAGATCAGGCGGTCGTCGCAGCCATCGTTGTCCAGAGCGGCCGAGTTTTGTTGATCCGACGTGCCGTAGTGGAGGGCCGGCTCTCGTGGCAGTTCCCAGCTGGGAAGGTCGAAGTTGGCGAGCGCACCGACGAGGCCGCGGTGCGGGAGACACTTGAGGAGACCGGGCTTGCGGTGCGGGTCGTTGATGACCTCGGAATGCGAATACACCCGGACACGGGTCGGACCATGTTCTACCTCGCGTGCGAAGTCGAGGGCGGGAACGCCTATCCGGCAAGCCGGGCGGAGGTGGCGGAGGTGGCATGGTGTGACCGACAGACCGTCGCCGTGCTTGTTCCTTACCCGCTCTACAGTCCGGTCCAGCGGTACTTGGATGATCGTCTCGAACGCGGGCAGGCCAGTAGAACGATGGCCGAGCTGACAGCAACGCTGACAGCAACCGGGGCAGATGATCTCGATCGGAGCGGTCTTGCGCCGGACGATGTTCCGAGGTCGCAGCCTTGTACGGACGAGGCCGGATGA
- a CDS encoding transketolase C-terminal domain-containing protein, with protein sequence MLNSVTTPQSLDERFRDAVSALRPPESGRAPGDPVRDGSTLTGARARDLFDAQLTSRHLDLAARWLRSFNEGFHTGGSAGHEGNAAVAAALRADDPALLHHRSSAFYCVRAASTAGGGPPDASRRLEEAARDILRGVVASVRDPITGGRDKIFGNPALHLIPALSAGGGHLPRAAGLAHALTRPGGTAPWPEDAIVVASFGDGATARPGASVALDTAGRLGHAGQPAPLLLICEDDAPGGAGPDGWVAGVLRGRPGLRYSFADGCDLAAAYDAAAEATEFVRRERRPAVLHLATLHLLGLPGDPDPGDSLDRDPLIGTARLLVEAGLLGPDEVITRYDEVGWQVRKAAEEVLGEPKLASTGEVVASLAPRRPLRVAHAVAEAAGHALGAGVPTRLRAFGGRLPEDAGPMTLAQAIGATLTDALLAGPGTLVFGPTVTRGGRHGVTTGLSEHAADRVFDSPPDATTILGLALGAGLAGQLPVPELDGLAALHSAMEQLRSEAATMAYLSAGAYRNPLVLRVPGLAQPYGIGGHLDNDNALAALREIPGLVVAAPARAADAAPMLRSCIAAAEVDGSVCVFLEPAALYQTRDLYQQGDNEWLAPYPAPGGWAEEHVPIGRARIYGLGTAQDLTIVTYGNGVRMSLRVAAQLAAEGYGSRVVDLRWLNPLPTADLLREAAATGRVLIADETRRSGGVGEGVLAALVDGAFVGSVRRVAAADVPVPLGPAAQQVLVGEDAITQGAHALLAR encoded by the coding sequence ATGCTGAACTCCGTGACCACTCCGCAAAGCCTCGACGAGCGGTTCCGCGATGCGGTCTCGGCCCTTCGGCCACCGGAGTCCGGGCGTGCCCCCGGCGATCCGGTCCGCGACGGCAGCACCCTGACCGGCGCCCGTGCCCGGGACCTCTTCGACGCCCAGCTCACCAGCCGCCACCTCGACCTCGCCGCGCGCTGGCTGCGCAGCTTCAACGAGGGCTTCCACACCGGCGGGTCGGCCGGCCACGAGGGCAACGCCGCGGTCGCCGCGGCGCTGCGCGCCGACGATCCGGCCCTCCTGCACCATCGATCATCGGCCTTCTATTGCGTACGGGCGGCGAGCACCGCCGGGGGAGGCCCCCCGGACGCGTCCCGGCGGCTCGAGGAAGCCGCCCGCGACATCCTGCGGGGTGTGGTCGCCTCGGTCCGCGACCCGATCACCGGCGGCCGCGACAAGATCTTCGGCAACCCGGCGCTGCACCTCATCCCGGCGCTCTCGGCCGGCGGCGGCCACCTGCCCCGGGCGGCCGGGCTGGCGCACGCCCTCACCCGGCCCGGAGGAACCGCCCCGTGGCCGGAGGACGCCATCGTGGTGGCCTCCTTCGGCGACGGCGCGACGGCCCGCCCCGGCGCGTCGGTCGCCCTCGACACGGCCGGCCGGCTCGGGCACGCCGGGCAGCCGGCGCCACTGCTGCTGATCTGCGAGGACGACGCCCCCGGCGGGGCCGGCCCGGACGGCTGGGTGGCCGGCGTGCTGCGCGGCCGACCAGGCCTGCGGTACTCGTTCGCCGACGGATGCGACCTGGCGGCGGCGTACGACGCGGCGGCCGAGGCGACCGAGTTCGTCCGCCGCGAGCGCCGCCCCGCCGTGCTGCACCTGGCCACCCTGCACCTGCTCGGCCTGCCCGGCGACCCCGATCCCGGCGACAGCCTGGACCGCGACCCGCTGATCGGCACCGCCCGGCTGCTCGTCGAGGCCGGCCTGCTCGGCCCGGACGAGGTGATCACCCGGTACGACGAGGTCGGCTGGCAGGTCCGCAAAGCCGCCGAGGAGGTGCTCGGCGAACCGAAACTCGCCTCGACGGGTGAGGTCGTCGCCTCGCTCGCGCCGCGCCGTCCGCTGCGGGTCGCGCACGCCGTCGCCGAGGCGGCCGGGCACGCCCTCGGCGCCGGGGTGCCCACCCGCCTGCGCGCCTTCGGCGGCCGCCTCCCCGAGGACGCCGGGCCGATGACCCTGGCACAGGCCATCGGCGCCACCCTCACCGACGCCCTGCTGGCCGGCCCCGGCACGCTGGTCTTCGGCCCCACGGTCACCCGCGGCGGACGGCACGGCGTCACCACCGGCCTCTCCGAGCACGCCGCCGACCGGGTCTTCGACAGCCCGCCGGACGCCACCACGATCCTCGGGCTGGCCCTCGGCGCCGGGCTCGCCGGGCAACTGCCGGTGCCCGAGCTCGACGGCCTGGCCGCCCTGCACAGCGCCATGGAGCAGCTGCGGTCCGAGGCGGCCACCATGGCGTACCTGTCGGCCGGCGCCTACCGCAACCCGCTGGTGCTGCGCGTGCCCGGGCTCGCCCAGCCGTACGGGATCGGGGGTCACCTGGACAACGACAACGCGCTCGCCGCGCTCCGGGAGATCCCCGGTCTCGTGGTCGCGGCCCCCGCGCGGGCCGCCGACGCGGCGCCGATGCTGCGCTCCTGCATCGCCGCGGCGGAGGTCGACGGCAGCGTCTGCGTCTTCCTCGAGCCGGCCGCCCTCTACCAGACGAGGGACCTCTATCAACAAGGCGACAACGAGTGGCTGGCGCCCTATCCGGCCCCCGGCGGATGGGCCGAGGAGCACGTGCCGATCGGCCGCGCGCGGATCTACGGGCTGGGCACCGCGCAGGACCTGACCATCGTGACGTACGGCAACGGCGTCCGGATGTCGCTGCGGGTCGCCGCACAGCTGGCCGCCGAGGGGTACGGCTCCCGGGTCGTCGACCTCCGGTGGCTGAACCCGCTGCCCACGGCCGATCTGCTGCGTGAGGCCGCGGCCACCGGGCGGGTGCTCATCGCCGACGAGACACGGCGCTCCGGAGGGGTCGGCGAGGGGGTGCTGGCAGCCCTGGTCGATGGGGCTTTTGTCGGTTCCGTACGCCGGGTGGCGGCCGCCGACGTGCCGGTTCCGCTAGGTCCCGCCGCCCAGCAGGTCTTGGTAGGAGAGGATGCCATCACACAGGGTGCCCACGCCCTGCTGGCACGGTAA
- a CDS encoding peroxiredoxin, with amino-acid sequence MPIELGVPAPDFVLKDQNNQEVRLSDFHGRKAVLLVFYPLAFSRRCHGELTEIQENLPAYANDHVQVLTVSVDSVYGHKVWAEQEGFDFPLLADFWPHGEVARAYGVFDDERGFANRGTFLVDPAGRITFAEMNGPGEVRDQAPWRAAVATLSR; translated from the coding sequence ATGCCGATCGAGCTGGGCGTGCCGGCGCCGGACTTCGTCCTCAAGGACCAGAACAACCAGGAGGTCCGCCTCAGCGACTTCCACGGTCGCAAGGCGGTCCTGCTGGTGTTCTACCCGCTGGCGTTCAGCCGCCGCTGCCACGGCGAGCTCACCGAGATCCAGGAGAACCTTCCGGCGTACGCGAACGACCACGTCCAGGTGCTGACGGTGAGCGTCGACTCGGTCTACGGTCACAAGGTCTGGGCCGAGCAGGAGGGCTTCGACTTCCCGCTGCTCGCCGACTTCTGGCCGCACGGCGAGGTGGCCCGCGCCTACGGTGTCTTCGACGACGAGCGCGGCTTCGCCAACCGCGGCACCTTCCTGGTCGACCCGGCGGGCCGGATCACCTTCGCCGAGATGAACGGCCCCGGCGAGGTCCGCGACCAGGCCCCCTGGCGCGCCGCCGTCGCCACCCTGAGCCGCTGA
- a CDS encoding TetR/AcrR family transcriptional regulator, translating into MDDKRRQILDQALALVDERGLAAMSMRAVAERVGLTSMALYPYVGGKDALLDGLVDLLHLELGAAFGDDLASIGWRQRLCALGRAVRSLARAHPSAFPLLLNRSAAGPSAAWLTGALQGVLSDAGVPGPDVPRIARMICAFLLGYTTGEVTGGLPGSTPEMLEGAAEFDADLEDLVRLVENSAAPATVQESAITLGGE; encoded by the coding sequence GTGGACGACAAGAGACGGCAGATCCTCGACCAGGCCCTCGCGCTGGTCGACGAGCGCGGGCTGGCCGCCATGTCGATGCGGGCGGTGGCCGAACGGGTCGGGCTCACCTCGATGGCGCTCTACCCGTACGTCGGGGGGAAGGACGCCCTCCTCGACGGGCTGGTGGATCTGCTGCACCTGGAACTGGGTGCGGCGTTCGGCGACGACCTCGCGAGCATCGGCTGGCGGCAGCGGCTGTGCGCGCTGGGCCGGGCGGTCCGCTCGCTGGCGCGGGCCCATCCCAGCGCCTTCCCCCTGCTGCTGAACCGCTCCGCGGCCGGCCCGTCGGCGGCCTGGCTCACCGGAGCGCTCCAGGGCGTCCTGAGCGACGCCGGGGTGCCCGGGCCGGACGTGCCCCGGATCGCCCGGATGATCTGCGCCTTCCTGCTCGGCTACACGACCGGCGAGGTCACCGGCGGGCTGCCCGGATCGACCCCGGAAATGCTGGAGGGCGCCGCCGAGTTCGACGCCGACCTGGAGGACCTGGTCCGCCTGGTGGAGAACTCGGCAGCGCCCGCCACCGTTCAGGAGAGCGCGATCACACTCGGCGGCGAATGA
- a CDS encoding DUF402 domain-containing protein, protein MDRVELVLRKYDGRPHRSVTGLLLGDDEHGTWIGTPRGSVVRFSYGASPVEHTRHDAVRLIPHDGWWMAMFLAEPSAQEVYCDVTTPAEHSPGRITVVDLDIDVTRSRPDGRVLIEDEDEFEAHRRELGYPPEVVTQATAAATHLRDALTGADEPFGTHALTWMTRLGATPPRT, encoded by the coding sequence GTGGACAGGGTCGAGCTGGTGCTGCGCAAATACGACGGCCGCCCGCACCGCAGCGTCACCGGCCTGCTGCTCGGCGACGACGAGCACGGCACCTGGATCGGCACCCCCAGGGGCAGCGTGGTCCGCTTCAGCTACGGCGCCAGCCCGGTCGAGCACACCCGCCACGACGCGGTCCGCCTGATCCCGCACGACGGCTGGTGGATGGCGATGTTCCTGGCCGAGCCCTCCGCCCAGGAGGTCTACTGCGACGTGACCACCCCGGCCGAACACTCCCCCGGCCGCATCACGGTCGTCGACCTGGACATCGACGTGACCCGCTCCCGCCCCGACGGCCGGGTCCTGATCGAGGACGAGGACGAGTTCGAAGCCCACCGCCGGGAACTCGGTTACCCACCCGAGGTGGTCACGCAGGCCACCGCCGCGGCGACCCACCTACGCGACGCGCTGACCGGAGCGGACGAGCCCTTCGGCACACATGCCCTGACCTGGATGACCCGCCTGGGCGCAACGCCGCCACGAACGTGA
- the gltX gene encoding glutamate--tRNA ligase codes for MTVRVRFAPSPTGMFHVGGARTALQNWIYAQQHGGVFVLRIEDTDAARNRPEWTEGIISALDWIGIERGAYEGPHFQSSYAADHTAAATRLYGEGRAYYCDCTRDDVVARSGNKHTGYDGFCRERALGPGEGRALRFRTPDEGETVVEDLVRGKPTFENRLIEDFVIARSDGSAVFLLANVVDDMSLGITHVFRAEEHLPNTPKQQLLWEALGATPPVWGHVPVIVNEKRQKLSKRRDKVALEQYRDEGYLAAAMRNYLMLLGWAPTGDREIVPWSVIEEEFRIEDVNHAPAFYDVKKLRAFNGEYIRALTVSEFTQVCAPWLTGTETIPAPPWSPAAFDASVFATIAPLAQTRIGVLAEIVDNVDFLFLDEPVHDEASWAKAMKDGADDILDGTAAAFAALPDWSAEALKTTLEQVGEARGLKLGKTQAPVRVAVTGRTVGLPLFESIELLGRERTLARISAARARLS; via the coding sequence GTGACTGTTCGCGTACGCTTCGCTCCCTCTCCGACCGGCATGTTCCACGTGGGCGGCGCCCGCACCGCGCTGCAGAACTGGATCTACGCCCAGCAGCACGGCGGTGTCTTCGTGCTCCGGATCGAGGACACCGACGCAGCCCGTAACCGGCCCGAGTGGACCGAGGGCATCATCTCGGCGCTCGACTGGATCGGCATCGAACGCGGGGCGTACGAGGGTCCCCACTTCCAGTCCTCCTACGCGGCCGATCACACCGCCGCCGCCACCCGGCTGTACGGCGAGGGCCGGGCGTACTACTGCGACTGCACCCGCGACGACGTGGTGGCCCGCTCGGGCAACAAGCACACCGGCTACGACGGCTTCTGCCGGGAGCGGGCACTCGGCCCGGGCGAGGGCCGCGCGCTGCGTTTCCGTACCCCCGACGAGGGCGAGACGGTGGTCGAGGACCTGGTCCGCGGCAAGCCCACCTTCGAGAACCGGCTGATCGAGGACTTCGTCATCGCCCGCAGCGACGGCTCGGCGGTCTTCCTGCTGGCCAACGTGGTCGACGACATGAGCCTGGGCATCACCCACGTGTTCCGCGCCGAGGAGCACCTGCCCAACACCCCGAAGCAGCAGCTGCTGTGGGAGGCGCTGGGCGCCACGCCGCCGGTCTGGGGCCACGTCCCGGTGATCGTCAACGAGAAGCGGCAGAAGCTGTCCAAGCGCCGCGACAAGGTCGCTCTCGAGCAGTACCGGGACGAGGGCTACCTGGCCGCCGCCATGCGCAACTACCTGATGCTGCTCGGCTGGGCGCCCACCGGCGACCGGGAGATCGTCCCGTGGTCGGTGATCGAGGAGGAGTTCCGGATCGAGGACGTCAACCACGCCCCGGCCTTCTACGACGTCAAGAAGCTGCGCGCCTTCAACGGGGAGTACATCCGGGCCCTGACCGTGAGCGAGTTCACCCAGGTGTGCGCGCCGTGGCTGACCGGCACCGAGACGATCCCGGCCCCGCCGTGGTCGCCGGCCGCCTTCGACGCGAGCGTGTTCGCCACGATCGCCCCACTCGCCCAGACCCGGATCGGGGTGCTCGCCGAGATCGTCGACAACGTCGACTTCCTCTTCCTCGACGAGCCGGTGCACGACGAGGCGTCCTGGGCGAAGGCGATGAAGGACGGCGCGGACGACATCCTGGACGGCACGGCGGCCGCCTTCGCCGCCCTGCCCGACTGGTCGGCCGAGGCGCTCAAGACCACGCTCGAGCAGGTCGGTGAGGCGCGAGGTCTCAAATTGGGCAAGACTCAGGCACCGGTACGGGTGGCGGTGACCGGCCGCACGGTCGGCCTGCCGCTGTTCGAGTCGATCGAGCTGCTCGGCCGCGAGCGTACGCTGGCTCGCATCTCCGCAGCTCGTGCACGCCTGAGCTGA
- a CDS encoding tyrosine-type recombinase/integrase: MTRAVTLSVEQTVQRVGGQLVVAGAKTEDSESVLPLPDWTWLVLLEHQEAQARERTKLTEVWTDHGLVFPSELGTPMEPRNLNRHFARLRVSAGLPEVRLHDFRHTVVSILMDLGVPPHVVQAIARHADVKITLKVYSHTNLEAMRQALGKLDGRLS, translated from the coding sequence TTGACACGTGCCGTCACACTCTCGGTCGAGCAGACCGTTCAGCGCGTCGGTGGACAGCTTGTCGTGGCTGGCGCGAAGACGGAGGACTCGGAGAGTGTTCTGCCGTTGCCGGATTGGACCTGGCTGGTCCTGCTGGAGCACCAGGAAGCCCAGGCCCGGGAACGTACCAAGCTCACGGAGGTCTGGACCGACCACGGCCTGGTCTTCCCGTCCGAACTCGGAACTCCGATGGAGCCCCGCAACCTCAACCGCCACTTCGCCCGGCTCCGCGTATCAGCCGGCCTTCCCGAGGTCCGGCTACATGACTTCCGTCACACCGTCGTGTCCATCCTGATGGACCTCGGCGTCCCGCCGCATGTGGTCCAGGCGATCGCCCGGCACGCGGACGTGAAGATCACTCTCAAGGTGTACTCGCACACCAACCTCGAAGCGATGCGCCAGGCCCTCGGGAAACTCGACGGGCGGCTGTCGTGA
- a CDS encoding DUF3052 domain-containing protein, which produces MSATAGQADGVRSLADRFGFEPNMVVMEMGYDEDVDDDLRDALTERVGELVDEDTDEVVDAVLLWYRDGDDDLFEILTDALGPLADNGVVWLLTPKAGRDGHVEPSEISEAAPTAGLQQTSTVNAGKDWTGARLVSPRGAKKK; this is translated from the coding sequence GTGAGCGCGACCGCGGGTCAGGCCGACGGCGTACGTAGCCTGGCGGACCGGTTCGGCTTCGAGCCGAACATGGTGGTCATGGAGATGGGTTACGACGAGGACGTCGATGACGATCTCCGTGACGCCCTGACCGAACGCGTCGGAGAGCTGGTCGACGAGGACACCGACGAGGTCGTCGACGCGGTGCTGTTGTGGTACCGCGACGGCGACGACGACCTTTTCGAAATCTTGACCGACGCACTCGGCCCCCTCGCCGACAACGGCGTGGTGTGGCTGTTGACCCCGAAGGCCGGGCGTGACGGGCACGTCGAGCCGAGCGAGATCAGCGAGGCGGCCCCCACCGCGGGCCTCCAGCAGACCTCGACGGTGAACGCCGGCAAGGACTGGACAGGCGCACGCCTGGTCTCCCCACGGGGCGCCAAGAAGAAGTAG
- a CDS encoding secondary thiamine-phosphate synthase enzyme YjbQ, producing MRTEVITVRTGRSPTVTDITREAARFVQSEKDGLLHVFVPHATAGVAIIETGAGSDDDLLTAIGELLPTDDRWQHRHGSPGHGRDHVLPAWIAPYATLPVIDGQIALGTWQSICLVDPNGDNPSRQVRFSFVKG from the coding sequence ATGCGCACCGAAGTGATCACCGTCCGGACCGGCCGCTCGCCCACCGTCACGGACATCACCCGGGAGGCGGCCCGGTTCGTCCAGTCCGAGAAGGACGGCCTGCTGCACGTCTTCGTCCCGCACGCGACCGCCGGCGTGGCGATCATCGAGACCGGGGCCGGCTCGGACGACGACCTGCTGACCGCGATCGGCGAACTGCTGCCCACCGACGACAGGTGGCAGCACCGGCACGGCTCTCCGGGTCACGGCCGGGACCATGTCCTTCCGGCGTGGATCGCGCCGTACGCCACCCTGCCGGTGATCGACGGCCAGATCGCGCTCGGCACGTGGCAGTCGATCTGCCTGGTCGACCCGAACGGCGACAATCCGTCCCGTCAGGTGCGTTTCTCGTTCGTCAAGGGCTGA